A section of the Deinococcus cellulosilyticus NBRC 106333 = KACC 11606 genome encodes:
- a CDS encoding glycosyltransferase family 2 protein, whose protein sequence is MKPFKVTVAIPTYNRSAYLRQSIDCALNQTVLELEVLVTDNQSTDDTADVVASFQDSRVRYIRNEKNLGMFGNWNRALELAQGEYFLLLSDDDLIAPDFLERMLRLFEVHPDLAFAYGKNVFIDSQGCQIHQGHTAPQMESGWDVTLGFLRSKRTINPCSELFRTADIRALGGYPGDRYRLAGDAWLWMTLALQKGKVGFDAEAVAYYRTHAASETSLARLDMWLEDHQQLFQDLKQWVPSQVAELGRAFHQHDAIMLMELLNKSHQQGHPGNLARAWQYRHVLLKHPSALVLRKWIQLLLPVPLVQQFKSLLRGSR, encoded by the coding sequence TTGAAGCCTTTTAAAGTCACGGTTGCCATTCCAACCTACAACCGCAGTGCTTATCTGCGACAGTCCATTGACTGTGCTCTGAATCAGACGGTGCTCGAACTGGAAGTGCTGGTGACCGACAACCAGTCCACCGACGACACTGCAGATGTCGTGGCTTCTTTCCAGGACTCCCGGGTGCGGTACATTCGCAATGAGAAAAACCTTGGCATGTTTGGCAACTGGAACCGTGCCCTTGAACTGGCACAAGGAGAATACTTCTTGCTGCTGTCAGACGATGATCTGATTGCTCCAGACTTTCTTGAGAGAATGTTGCGTCTGTTTGAAGTTCATCCGGACCTTGCTTTTGCCTATGGGAAAAACGTCTTTATTGACAGTCAGGGGTGTCAGATTCACCAGGGTCACACTGCTCCCCAGATGGAAAGTGGCTGGGATGTCACCCTGGGATTTTTACGCAGCAAACGCACGATCAATCCGTGCAGTGAGCTCTTCAGAACTGCAGACATCCGGGCATTGGGAGGCTACCCTGGTGACCGTTACCGTCTGGCCGGGGATGCCTGGCTCTGGATGACGCTGGCCCTGCAAAAGGGAAAAGTCGGGTTTGATGCAGAAGCAGTGGCGTATTACCGCACCCATGCTGCCAGTGAGACCTCTCTGGCGAGGCTGGACATGTGGCTGGAAGACCACCAGCAGCTGTTTCAGGACCTGAAGCAATGGGTGCCATCGCAGGTGGCCGAACTGGGCCGTGCCTTCCATCAACACGATGCCATCATGCTGATGGAATTGCTGAACAAGAGCCACCAGCAAGGACATCCGGGAAATCTGGCCCGGGCCTGGCAGTACCGCCATGTTCTGCTGAAGCACCCTTCTGCCCTGGTCCTGCGCAAGTGGATTCAGCTGCTGTTGCCTGTCCCTCTGGTGCAGCAGTTCAAGTCTCTATTGAGAGGTTCCAGATGA
- the rfbH gene encoding lipopolysaccharide biosynthesis protein RfbH, which yields MTTTPRTAEELRQEILKLTREYQTLQWPARNFVPGEGAVPVSGKVFDADEVEALVDSSLDFWLTTGRYAKQFEKEFARWMGVRFCLLVNSGSSANLVALTALTSPQLGDRRLMPGDEVITAAEGFPTTVNPIIQNGLVPVFLDAHIPTYNLDVTHLEAAIGPRTKAIMVAHTLGNPFNLGAVMEVARKHNLWVIEDTCDAVGAEYAGQKVGTFGDISTVSFYPAHHMTMGEGGAVLMNDPRLKKIAESFRDWGRDCWCDTGVDNTCGKRFQWQLGTLPYGYDHKYTYSHIGYNLKLTDMQAAVGVAQLRKLDGFIEQRRQNFEHLKAGLRAFEDVLILPEATENSNPSWFGFPISVREDAPFTRNQMVQHLEARKIGTRLLFGGNLLRQPAYQNIQHRVVGGTDRADFVMNQTFWIGVYPGLTRAHLDFVIESIQELCQQA from the coding sequence ATGACCACCACGCCCCGTACAGCTGAAGAACTGCGTCAGGAAATCCTGAAACTGACCCGTGAATACCAGACCCTGCAGTGGCCTGCCCGCAATTTTGTGCCAGGAGAGGGTGCTGTCCCGGTCAGTGGCAAAGTCTTTGATGCCGATGAGGTGGAGGCCCTGGTGGACTCTTCGCTGGACTTCTGGCTGACCACCGGTCGCTATGCCAAGCAATTTGAGAAGGAATTTGCACGCTGGATGGGAGTGCGCTTCTGCCTGCTGGTGAACTCCGGTTCGAGTGCCAATCTGGTGGCCCTCACCGCCCTCACCTCCCCACAACTTGGGGACCGTCGCCTGATGCCTGGCGATGAGGTGATCACCGCAGCAGAAGGATTTCCCACCACCGTGAATCCCATCATCCAGAACGGTCTTGTCCCGGTGTTTCTGGATGCCCACATTCCCACCTACAATCTGGATGTCACCCATCTGGAGGCCGCCATTGGCCCACGAACCAAAGCCATCATGGTGGCCCACACCCTGGGCAACCCCTTCAACCTGGGCGCAGTGATGGAAGTGGCCCGCAAGCACAACCTCTGGGTGATCGAAGACACCTGTGATGCTGTTGGTGCAGAATATGCAGGCCAGAAAGTCGGGACTTTTGGCGACATTTCCACCGTCAGTTTCTACCCGGCCCACCACATGACCATGGGCGAAGGTGGTGCCGTGCTGATGAACGATCCCCGACTCAAGAAAATTGCAGAGTCCTTCAGGGACTGGGGACGGGACTGCTGGTGTGACACCGGAGTGGACAACACCTGTGGCAAAAGATTCCAGTGGCAACTGGGAACCCTGCCTTATGGTTACGACCACAAGTACACCTACTCTCACATTGGGTACAACCTCAAACTGACCGACATGCAGGCCGCTGTGGGTGTGGCACAGCTTCGAAAACTGGACGGTTTCATTGAGCAGCGACGCCAGAATTTCGAGCACCTCAAAGCAGGATTGCGAGCTTTTGAGGATGTGCTGATTCTGCCAGAAGCCACTGAGAACTCGAATCCCTCGTGGTTTGGTTTTCCCATCTCGGTCAGAGAGGATGCACCTTTCACCCGCAACCAGATGGTGCAGCATCTTGAAGCCCGTAAAATTGGCACCCGCCTGCTGTTCGGAGGCAACTTGCTGCGGCAACCTGCCTACCAGAACATCCAGCATCGGGTGGTGGGTGGCACCGATCGGGCAGATTTTGTCATGAACCAGACCTTCTGGATTGGGGTCTATCCAGGTCTGACCCGGGCCCATCTGGATTTTGTGATTGAATCCATTCAGGAGCTCTGTCAGCAAGCGTGA
- a CDS encoding glycosyltransferase family 4 protein, with product MKIVYIAPFLPHPMDSGAKFRIHSLVEGLAQFAEVHLVVLSDPVPAEHLSSYPRQHTTTFFPAPAESRIQKLKRYLLGAVSPFGTILGKHMPSGRLQHIQALLDQIQPDHLILGDTYISRLFQHLRFPTGRITIDTHNVESVLMGRISADKTSRAQKLRYRYLAWEARRLERDFSRVSQVLAVSEQDATVYRQQGLRRVFVVPNVVPIEQYTHLKPGDPRKLVYTAWYGYPPNEEAALRIISLSHRALKQGLQHQVSLVGKEPTQAMQEAARGADHIRITGAVPSVLPDLEAAGIFFAPLFSGSGTKLKLIEALAAGRLVITTPIGAEGLDLVHGKHVLVGNTESELLDLLRSALHDPQRYATLQNTGKQHVMQHFSQDNVNSRLQSLFLEGNHA from the coding sequence ATGAAAATCGTCTACATTGCCCCTTTTTTGCCCCACCCGATGGACTCTGGAGCAAAATTCAGAATCCATTCCCTTGTGGAGGGACTGGCTCAATTCGCAGAAGTACACCTGGTGGTGCTGTCTGACCCTGTGCCAGCAGAACACCTGTCCTCATACCCTCGCCAGCACACCACCACTTTTTTCCCTGCCCCTGCAGAATCCAGAATCCAGAAATTGAAGCGCTATCTGCTGGGTGCTGTCAGTCCGTTTGGGACCATTCTGGGCAAGCACATGCCTTCAGGGCGTCTGCAGCACATCCAGGCGCTGCTGGACCAGATCCAGCCTGACCACCTGATTCTCGGGGACACCTACATTTCCAGATTGTTTCAGCACCTGCGTTTTCCCACTGGGCGGATCACCATTGACACCCACAACGTGGAATCTGTCCTGATGGGACGCATCAGTGCAGACAAGACCAGCCGGGCCCAGAAGTTGCGTTACCGGTACCTTGCATGGGAAGCCAGGCGTCTGGAACGGGATTTTTCCAGGGTCTCGCAGGTGCTGGCTGTCTCTGAACAGGACGCAACAGTGTACCGCCAGCAGGGACTTCGGAGGGTGTTTGTGGTGCCCAACGTGGTGCCCATCGAACAATACACCCATCTGAAACCAGGAGATCCTCGCAAACTGGTGTATACCGCCTGGTATGGTTATCCGCCCAATGAAGAGGCAGCCCTGCGCATCATCTCGCTGTCCCACCGTGCCCTGAAACAGGGCCTGCAACATCAGGTCAGCCTGGTGGGCAAAGAACCCACGCAGGCCATGCAGGAGGCTGCCAGGGGGGCAGACCACATCAGGATCACCGGTGCGGTTCCCAGTGTGCTGCCTGACCTTGAAGCTGCAGGCATCTTTTTTGCTCCACTGTTCTCGGGATCTGGCACCAAGTTGAAACTGATTGAGGCCCTGGCTGCAGGCCGCCTGGTGATCACCACCCCCATTGGTGCAGAGGGATTGGACCTGGTGCATGGAAAGCATGTGCTGGTGGGAAACACCGAGTCGGAACTGCTGGACCTTCTGCGCAGTGCACTTCATGATCCCCAGCGGTACGCAACACTTCAGAACACTGGAAAACAGCATGTGATGCAACATTTTTCGCAGGACAATGTGAACAGCAGATTGCAGAGCCTGTTCCTGGAGGGAAACCATGCCTGA
- the rfbF gene encoding glucose-1-phosphate cytidylyltransferase → MKAVILAGGLGTRLAEETSIRPKPMVEIGGKPILWHIMNIYAAHGIKEFIIALGYKGESIKEYFLHYYAINNDISIDLKTGQTTIHDGKQPDWKVHLVDTGLHTQTGGRLKRLKDWLGEDETFLATYGDGVGNINITELLKFHADHGKLATLTAVRPPSRFGGLKLENGQITEFIEKPSLGEGWINGGFFVLNRKVLDFVQNDDIIWEREPLETLSRSGELMAFQHDGFWQPMDTLREKQVLEKLWESGNAPWKVWS, encoded by the coding sequence GTGAAAGCAGTCATCCTCGCAGGTGGGCTGGGTACCCGTCTGGCAGAAGAAACAAGCATTCGGCCCAAACCCATGGTCGAAATTGGCGGAAAACCCATCCTCTGGCACATCATGAACATCTACGCTGCCCACGGCATCAAGGAGTTCATCATTGCACTGGGGTACAAGGGAGAATCCATCAAGGAATACTTCCTGCATTATTACGCCATCAACAATGACATCTCCATTGACCTGAAGACCGGTCAGACCACCATTCACGATGGGAAACAACCCGACTGGAAAGTGCATCTGGTGGACACAGGCCTGCACACCCAGACCGGTGGACGTCTGAAACGCCTCAAGGACTGGCTGGGCGAAGATGAAACCTTCCTGGCGACTTACGGGGATGGGGTGGGCAACATCAACATCACCGAACTGCTGAAATTTCATGCGGATCACGGCAAACTGGCCACCCTGACTGCCGTGCGCCCGCCGTCCCGCTTTGGCGGACTGAAACTCGAGAACGGTCAGATCACGGAGTTCATCGAGAAGCCCTCTCTGGGAGAAGGCTGGATCAACGGAGGCTTTTTTGTGTTGAACCGCAAGGTGCTGGACTTTGTCCAGAACGATGACATCATCTGGGAAAGGGAACCCCTGGAAACCCTTTCGCGCAGTGGTGAACTGATGGCTTTCCAGCACGATGGTTTCTGGCAGCCCATGGACACCCTGCGTGAAAAGCAGGTGCTGGAAAAATTGTGGGAGTCGGGCAATGCGCCCTGGAAGGTGTGGTCATGA
- a CDS encoding GDP-mannose 4,6-dehydratase: protein MSGFWQDKRVFITGATGLVGSWLTRELVNQGAYVVVLIRDQDPQSELYRSGTIQRVSIVNGRLEEYRDLERAINEHEIDTVFHLGAQTIVGTAYRSPLPTFEANIRGTYNLLEACRVHSGLVKRVLVASSDKAYGDSAVLPYTEEMPPMGQHPYDVSKSCTDLLSQTYHHTYGTPVVVARCGNIYGGGDLNWSRIIPGTIRSFLNGQAPVVRSDGTLTRDYVYVMDAVEAYLKMAQEAHRPEVQGQVFNFGPDQPRNVLQVIDALAQVMDRAHLKPVVLNQAKAEIQDQYLDSSKARAILNWEPTYSFEAGLQATVEWYRRFFEVQP from the coding sequence ATGAGCGGCTTCTGGCAGGACAAACGGGTTTTCATCACCGGAGCCACCGGACTTGTGGGTTCCTGGCTGACCCGTGAACTGGTGAATCAGGGTGCTTACGTGGTGGTGCTCATTCGCGATCAGGACCCCCAGAGTGAGCTCTACCGCAGTGGCACCATTCAGCGGGTCAGCATTGTGAATGGCCGTCTGGAAGAATACCGGGATCTGGAGCGGGCCATCAACGAGCACGAAATTGACACGGTGTTCCACCTCGGGGCCCAGACCATTGTGGGCACCGCCTACCGCAGCCCACTTCCCACCTTTGAGGCCAACATTCGCGGGACCTACAACCTGCTGGAAGCCTGCCGGGTGCATTCCGGTCTGGTGAAACGGGTGCTGGTGGCCTCCAGCGACAAGGCTTATGGGGACAGTGCCGTGCTTCCATACACCGAGGAAATGCCCCCAATGGGGCAGCATCCCTATGATGTTTCCAAGTCCTGCACGGACCTGCTCTCTCAAACCTACCATCACACCTATGGCACCCCCGTGGTGGTGGCCCGTTGCGGGAACATCTACGGTGGAGGAGACCTCAACTGGAGCCGCATCATTCCGGGCACCATCCGCAGCTTTCTGAACGGGCAGGCTCCTGTGGTACGCAGTGATGGGACCCTCACCCGCGATTATGTTTACGTGATGGATGCGGTTGAAGCCTATTTGAAAATGGCCCAGGAAGCCCACCGTCCTGAAGTTCAGGGACAGGTGTTCAACTTTGGACCGGATCAGCCCAGAAATGTGTTGCAAGTGATCGATGCTCTGGCACAGGTGATGGACAGAGCCCACCTGAAGCCTGTGGTTCTCAACCAGGCAAAAGCGGAAATTCAGGACCAGTATCTGGATTCCAGCAAAGCCCGGGCCATCCTGAACTGGGAGCCCACCTACAGCTTTGAAGCTGGACTGCAGGCCACTGTGGAGTGGTACCGCAGATTTTTTGAGGTACAGCCATGA
- a CDS encoding glycosyltransferase family 4 protein: protein MPESLVVNVRTLMQPLTGVQRYTQELLNRHPDLPRVAPTSGSEGFKGHLWEQFQLPGLVRGKLLWSPGNTGPLSVPHQVLTIHDLATLDHPEWFERKFALWYGFLLPRLASRVQHILTVSQHSRRQILRRFGLPEDRVTAIPLAADPRFRPCTPAEKEAYRQKKQLGRYVLAVGSLEPRKNLRLLFEAWMAWKDRPEDLELAVAGGAGKVFSSIGFPEIPPGVRLLGRVPDEDLPLLYAGAEVFVFPSLYEGFGLPPLEAMACGTPVITTEVTSLPEVVGEAGWYCDPHDAGSLVTALRALMEAPDRRQEMTQQGLVRAGRFSWDRTAQATWDVLLEHSRRNP, encoded by the coding sequence ATGCCTGAATCTCTGGTGGTCAACGTCCGCACCCTCATGCAGCCCCTGACCGGGGTCCAGCGTTACACCCAGGAACTGCTGAACCGTCACCCGGACCTGCCGAGGGTGGCCCCCACCTCGGGTTCGGAGGGCTTCAAGGGGCACCTCTGGGAGCAGTTTCAGCTGCCGGGTCTGGTGCGTGGAAAACTCCTGTGGAGCCCTGGAAACACAGGCCCCCTTTCGGTTCCGCATCAGGTTTTGACCATTCACGATCTGGCCACCCTGGACCATCCGGAGTGGTTTGAAAGGAAGTTTGCCCTGTGGTATGGCTTTTTGCTGCCCAGGCTGGCCTCCAGGGTGCAGCACATCCTGACGGTCTCGCAGCATTCCAGAAGGCAAATCCTCAGGCGGTTCGGGCTTCCAGAAGACCGGGTCACGGCCATTCCTCTGGCCGCTGACCCTCGATTCAGACCCTGTACGCCTGCTGAGAAGGAAGCCTACCGCCAGAAAAAGCAGCTTGGCCGCTATGTGCTTGCTGTGGGCTCGCTGGAGCCCCGCAAGAACCTGCGCCTGCTCTTCGAAGCCTGGATGGCCTGGAAGGACCGCCCGGAGGACCTTGAGCTCGCTGTGGCTGGAGGGGCAGGGAAGGTCTTCAGCAGCATCGGTTTTCCAGAAATCCCTCCTGGCGTGCGCCTGCTGGGTCGTGTCCCCGATGAGGACTTGCCCCTCCTGTACGCCGGGGCGGAGGTGTTTGTGTTCCCATCCCTTTACGAGGGCTTTGGGCTTCCACCCCTGGAGGCCATGGCTTGCGGTACCCCTGTGATCACCACCGAAGTCACTTCTCTGCCCGAGGTCGTTGGTGAGGCTGGCTGGTACTGTGATCCACACGATGCCGGATCGCTGGTGACGGCATTGCGTGCCCTGATGGAAGCCCCCGACCGCAGGCAGGAGATGACCCAGCAGGGGCTGGTTCGGGCAGGCCGCTTCTCCTGGGACCGCACCGCGCAGGCCACCTGGGATGTGCTGCTGGAGCACAGTCGGAGGAACCCTTGA
- a CDS encoding NAD-dependent epimerase/dehydratase family protein — translation MRILLSGGTGFLGAAVAEHFSGLGHDVHLLTRRPVEASVFPVVVFDGDVRSLARQMQNQSIEAVVHLASLFLSDHQPEQLDDLVQSNITLGLKLLEAMSLSGVRFFLNTGTSWQNHLNEDYHPVNLYSATKQAFEDLLRYYHEARGIQALTLRLFDTYGPADNRRKLFFLLGQAYLNGEVLQMSPGEQSIDLVHVDDVVQAYGQALVYLTNGALHPCEVFAVSSEHPLPLKTLVERYEAILGQKLAAFGGRPYRQREVMQTWSGYSLLPGWHARVSLEQGLQQMALKLKSSRT, via the coding sequence ATGAGAATTCTGCTGAGTGGAGGAACAGGCTTTCTTGGTGCTGCTGTGGCAGAGCATTTCTCGGGCCTCGGCCACGACGTTCACCTGCTGACCCGCAGACCTGTTGAAGCTTCTGTTTTTCCTGTGGTGGTTTTCGATGGTGATGTCCGGTCTCTGGCCCGGCAGATGCAGAATCAAAGCATCGAAGCAGTGGTGCATCTGGCTTCGCTGTTCCTGTCGGACCATCAGCCTGAACAGCTGGATGACCTTGTGCAGTCCAACATCACCCTTGGGCTCAAACTGCTGGAGGCCATGTCCCTGAGTGGGGTGCGTTTTTTTCTGAACACCGGAACCTCCTGGCAGAACCACCTCAATGAGGATTACCATCCGGTGAACCTTTATTCGGCCACCAAGCAGGCTTTTGAAGACCTGCTTCGCTATTACCATGAAGCCAGAGGCATTCAGGCCCTCACCCTCAGGTTGTTTGACACTTACGGGCCTGCAGACAACCGCAGAAAGCTCTTCTTTCTGCTCGGTCAGGCTTACCTGAACGGTGAGGTGTTGCAGATGTCTCCAGGAGAACAGAGCATCGATCTGGTTCATGTGGACGACGTGGTGCAGGCTTACGGGCAGGCGCTGGTGTACCTCACCAATGGAGCCCTCCATCCATGTGAAGTGTTCGCGGTCTCCAGTGAACATCCGCTCCCTCTCAAAACCCTTGTGGAACGTTATGAGGCCATCCTGGGACAAAAACTGGCAGCATTTGGGGGACGGCCTTATCGGCAGCGGGAAGTGATGCAAACCTGGTCTGGTTACAGTCTGCTTCCCGGATGGCATGCCCGGGTTTCGCTGGAGCAAGGATTGCAGCAAATGGCCCTGAAACTGAAATCCTCCAGGACCTGA
- a CDS encoding glycosyltransferase — protein sequence MKLAYVHEWLVNYAGSEKVVEAMMEHHPAPIYTLVHDPEALKNTPLAGREIHPSFLQGFPQAIKRYQQYLPFMPLAVEQFDLTPYDVVVSSNHAVAKGARVRADQLHLSYVHTPIRYAWDLQDEYLRDAGLTRGFKAFVVKAILHYLRLWDTSSANRVDVFMANSAYVARRIWRTYRRKARVVYPPVDIHLFNPAKSRDDFFLTMSRMVSYKRTDAVVQACNELGLPLVVIGGGPDLERIRAMAGPTVKVMGRQSDEVVRDHMSRCRAFVFAADEDFGIATVEAQASGAPVLAYGRGGSTEIVQGGKTGLFFPDQGVASIKQTLQDFLKHPTFDSHFIHEQSQRFSRARFQQEFHDLLEQSWEAFRQGQNPEDQLFR from the coding sequence TTGAAACTCGCTTACGTTCACGAATGGCTGGTCAATTATGCTGGCTCGGAGAAGGTGGTGGAGGCCATGATGGAACACCATCCTGCTCCCATCTACACCCTGGTCCATGACCCTGAGGCCCTGAAAAACACCCCTCTGGCAGGCCGTGAGATCCACCCGTCCTTCCTGCAGGGCTTCCCACAGGCGATCAAGCGTTACCAGCAGTACCTGCCTTTCATGCCTCTGGCCGTGGAACAGTTTGACCTGACCCCTTATGACGTGGTGGTTTCCAGCAACCACGCTGTGGCCAAAGGGGCAAGGGTGCGGGCAGACCAGTTGCACCTCAGTTATGTGCACACCCCCATCCGCTACGCCTGGGACCTGCAAGATGAGTACCTGCGGGATGCTGGACTCACCCGGGGCTTCAAGGCTTTCGTGGTGAAAGCCATCTTGCATTACCTGCGCCTGTGGGACACTTCAAGTGCCAACCGGGTGGATGTGTTCATGGCCAATTCCGCATACGTGGCCCGCCGCATCTGGCGCACCTACCGCCGCAAGGCCCGCGTGGTCTACCCTCCGGTGGACATCCATCTGTTCAATCCGGCAAAGTCCAGAGATGACTTTTTCCTGACCATGTCCCGCATGGTGTCCTACAAGCGCACAGATGCGGTGGTGCAGGCCTGCAATGAACTGGGCCTCCCTCTGGTGGTGATTGGCGGAGGTCCAGACCTGGAGCGCATCCGTGCCATGGCAGGCCCCACTGTGAAAGTGATGGGCCGCCAGAGCGACGAGGTGGTGCGCGACCACATGTCCCGTTGCCGGGCTTTCGTTTTCGCTGCCGATGAGGACTTCGGAATCGCCACTGTCGAGGCCCAGGCTTCTGGGGCTCCGGTGCTGGCCTATGGACGGGGTGGCTCCACAGAGATCGTGCAGGGGGGCAAGACAGGCCTTTTCTTCCCGGATCAGGGCGTTGCCAGCATCAAACAGACCCTGCAAGACTTCCTGAAGCACCCCACCTTTGACAGCCATTTCATTCACGAGCAGTCCCAGAGGTTTTCCAGGGCACGTTTTCAGCAGGAGTTCCATGACCTGCTGGAGCAGAGCTGGGAGGCTTTCAGACAGGGACAGAACCCTGAGGATCAACTGTTCAGGTGA
- the rfbC gene encoding dTDP-4-dehydrorhamnose 3,5-epimerase, producing the protein MKFPTALPGCFELRPRVMEDARGRFFKYYVQPEFAALGLRTDFVEEYCSFSRRGVIRGMHFQEPPHQHAKLVFCATGSVRDVVVDLRVGSPTYHQVMEVVLSAEQGNMLYIPEGMAHGFQALEDALMVYKVTSVYHPESDRGVLWSSLPIDWQTAAPPVLSDRDQKFPALQDYQSPFRYEETP; encoded by the coding sequence GTGAAATTTCCCACTGCCCTGCCTGGATGTTTCGAACTGCGTCCCAGAGTGATGGAAGACGCCCGTGGACGGTTTTTCAAGTACTACGTGCAACCTGAGTTTGCTGCTCTGGGTCTGCGCACCGACTTCGTGGAGGAGTACTGCTCTTTTTCCAGACGGGGGGTGATCCGGGGAATGCACTTTCAGGAGCCGCCTCATCAGCATGCCAAACTGGTGTTTTGTGCGACAGGCTCGGTCAGAGATGTGGTGGTGGACCTCCGGGTGGGGTCTCCCACCTACCATCAGGTGATGGAGGTGGTGCTCAGTGCGGAACAGGGCAACATGCTGTACATTCCAGAAGGCATGGCCCACGGTTTTCAGGCCCTGGAAGATGCCTTGATGGTCTACAAAGTCACCAGTGTGTACCATCCAGAGTCTGACCGGGGGGTGCTGTGGTCAAGTCTTCCCATCGACTGGCAAACCGCTGCTCCGCCAGTGCTGTCTGACCGGGACCAGAAGTTTCCTGCCTTGCAGGACTACCAGAGCCCGTTCCGGTATGAGGAAACCCCATGA
- a CDS encoding lipopolysaccharide biosynthesis protein, whose product MRGVLKTAFNFLLGSGINYLVSFLVLTLLLRYSSQQEYGHFAIAQSVVFWLMPVVQMAMNITAVAQLNRSSQDVDVVQQVIVLRMGALFFVLILMGAFGWMLQPQQQVLMWAFFPLLLANALQLDYYAIARQKAGLLARSQVLYALLYGIGVVVVVTWHLPLWWIPLINGLSMLCAVVWQWHGFLPQMVGQWNMNLMPGVLKVLLGQSALNTFANFIQLGYYTIDLLLLDRLGPHIAGLTGQYAATSRLTQVAVMPIVAILNTLMPRIVQAYHDGDSQKRHRLFRAYLVASWGVGLVGALGLFFLGTPVLAWISDKEVQHAAQVFPVFAVLYLFIGLHSPFSSVLAFMGQEKAYLLCNALAFVVNAAACMLLIPRYGAVGAALSILLGILTLTLVSMWIYFRHRRKGEVKLEAF is encoded by the coding sequence ATGCGGGGAGTCCTCAAGACCGCCTTCAACTTTCTCCTGGGGAGTGGCATCAACTACCTGGTTTCGTTTCTGGTGCTCACCCTGCTGCTCAGGTATTCTTCCCAGCAAGAATACGGCCATTTTGCCATCGCCCAGAGTGTGGTGTTCTGGTTGATGCCGGTGGTCCAGATGGCCATGAACATCACTGCAGTGGCCCAGTTGAATCGCAGTTCACAGGATGTGGATGTGGTGCAGCAGGTGATTGTACTGCGGATGGGTGCCCTGTTTTTTGTGCTCATTCTGATGGGTGCTTTTGGCTGGATGCTTCAACCCCAGCAGCAGGTCCTGATGTGGGCGTTCTTTCCGCTGCTGCTGGCGAATGCTTTACAGCTCGATTACTATGCCATTGCCCGCCAGAAAGCAGGGTTGCTGGCCCGCAGCCAGGTGCTGTATGCCCTTCTTTATGGCATTGGTGTGGTGGTCGTCGTGACCTGGCATTTGCCGCTGTGGTGGATTCCCCTCATCAACGGTCTGTCCATGCTGTGCGCTGTGGTCTGGCAATGGCATGGCTTTTTGCCCCAGATGGTGGGCCAGTGGAACATGAACCTGATGCCAGGTGTCCTGAAAGTCCTGCTGGGGCAGAGCGCCCTCAACACCTTCGCAAATTTCATCCAGCTGGGGTATTACACCATTGATCTGTTGCTGCTGGACCGTCTGGGCCCACACATCGCAGGCCTGACAGGCCAGTATGCCGCCACCAGTCGTCTCACCCAGGTGGCGGTCATGCCCATTGTGGCCATCCTGAACACCCTGATGCCCAGAATCGTCCAGGCTTATCATGATGGTGATTCCCAGAAGCGCCATCGGTTGTTCAGGGCTTATCTGGTGGCTTCCTGGGGTGTTGGACTGGTCGGTGCACTGGGACTCTTTTTTCTGGGTACCCCTGTTCTGGCCTGGATCAGTGATAAAGAGGTGCAGCATGCTGCGCAGGTGTTCCCGGTGTTTGCCGTGCTGTACCTGTTCATTGGTCTTCATTCTCCCTTTTCATCTGTGCTGGCCTTCATGGGTCAGGAAAAGGCCTATTTGCTCTGCAACGCCCTGGCATTTGTGGTGAATGCTGCGGCTTGCATGTTGCTGATCCCCAGATATGGTGCAGTGGGGGCTGCTTTGTCCATTCTGCTGGGCATCCTCACCCTGACACTTGTATCAATGTGGATCTACTTTCGCCACAGGCGCAAAGGGGAGGTCAAGCTTGAAGCCTTTTAA